The Chitinivorax sp. B DNA segment CGTCAACTTGAACGGCGGCTCGGTCAAGCCGAAGTGGGACAGATACATGTGGCCTCCTCTTGCTCAGCATGTAAACCAACTATGGGCCGCCTGCCGTATTATCCCGCGCCACCCGATACACGCTTATCCTCATTACTCAGCCTACCGTACAACGTGGTTCGGTTGATCCCCAGCAACTTTGCTGCCTGGCTGACATTGCCACCGGCCAGCTTCATGGCTGCATCGATATAGCAGCGTTCCCACTCCTTCAGCATTTTGTCCAAATGAAAATCCGGATGGCGCTGTAATTCCTTCATGGCTTGCTGTAGCTGACTGGACAGCACCTGCGCATGTGAACCGGAAACAGGTTGAGGATCAGGTGGCGGCGATGTCAGTTCGAATTCCGGCAACAGTTCTGCTTGATTTAACGTTCTGCCGGGATAGCGGGCAATCAATCGAATAACGATGTTACGCAATTCCCGCACATTACCTGGGAAGGAATAATCCAGCCACGCCTGCTTGCATTCGTCCGATAATTCAAAAGGTGGCATCCCAGCCTGCTCGGCATATCGCTCTCGGAAATGGGCCATCAACAATAGTTTGTCTGGCCCCAGTGTTCGCAAGGTTGGCATTTCAATGGTAAACACGCTCAAGCGGTGGTAAAGATCCACCCGAAACCGCCCATGACGCGATTCCTCGCGTAAGTCGCGATTGGTCGCCGCCAGAACGCGTGCTCGGTTGAATCGAGGCTGCGTCTCGCCTACCCGTTGAAAATCTCCAGTCTCCAACACACGCAACAATTTGGCTTGCAGCTCCATCGGCAATTCGCCGATTTCGTCCAGAAACAACGTACCCTCGCCCGCCCCCTCAAAAAAACCGGCCTTGCCACCGATAGCCCCCGTAAAAGCCCCTTTACTATGACCAAACAAGGCTGCCTCAACCAAGCTGGGGGCAATGGCAGCACAGTTGAATACCAGATAAGGCCGATCTGCATGTGTCCCCTGATCATGCAGACTACGCGCCACCAGCTCCTTGCCCGTGCCTGATTCGCCGACAACCAGCACCGGGAACGGCGCCGACGCATATTGTCTGATTTGCATCCGCAACTTGCGAATGGGCGAGCTATCGCCAATCAGCCCTCCCTCAACCGATGTCTGTTCTGTCGCCTGCTCCCACTGCAGTAGATTGCAACCGCGTTGTAAAGCCGCTTCGATCAGATCCGGCGCGCACGGTTTGGCAACAAATTCAATCGCCCCCAGAACACGCGCATGACGGGCATGGGCTTCATCATTTTGGCCTGAGAGGACAACAATTTTCATCTCCGGCGCAAAGGCAAGCAATTCTGTTATCAGACGATAGCCTTCCGTCGGTGAATGTGGATCAGGCGGCAATCCCAAGTCCACCAGTGCCAATGCGGGTGGAACTGGCATAGCGCGGACAGCGGCCATAGCCGATTCCACGGTGTTGGCCACGGTAACATCAAATCGTCGCCGTAATACAAATTGTAGTGACTCCGCAATCAATGGATCATCATCCACCAACAGTACAGCCCGATGTGGTAATACTACTGTGCCTGCCTTAGCCAATCCTCCACTCCCTGCTGGATACAAGCATATTCCGCATCAATTGACGCGCTGACAGATGGGAACCAATACCGATGGTGCAGTCCAATCCACGATAAACACACCATGACACCTTGCATACACAAACTCAGTATAGGTAGTGGAAAAATAGAACCAACCATGGCCCCGTATTGAACAAACCTATCGGTCGTCAGGCTTGGTTCATCAAACATTGCTGAAAATGGATACCCGGAAAAATGTAACTGCTTGAATTGGCCGGCGTGTCATTGGCTTCACTTTTGGCATTCAGGAACACCAGCATGCGTTGACAGATGCAGCTTGTGTTAAATAGACATGATTGGAATGCAATCTTGATTACAGCCATGCCAGCCAAGTATCCATAATGGAAATGGCATGTCATATGACACCGAAGAAATAGAGTTAACACTCAAATTATTGTTGCATTAATACAACGAATTTCAAGTATTGTTGTGTATCAATATTGCAATGCGACATACTTACTTTAAAATCATGGAATTTTGATTGGGTTCAGTTGTGTCCGCCGAAAATCTGGTCGAACTCGACCATGTCACATTTGCCTACGACAAGCGCCGTGTCATCTTGCGTGACATCAGCCTGCGCATTCCGAAAGGCAAGGTTGTAGCCATCATGGGCGGATCGGGATGCGGCAAGACCACCATCCTTCGCCTGATTGGTGGCCAGATCAAACCCAGCAAAGGCAACGTCAAGGTTGCCGATCAGGTGGTGCATGAGCTACCTGAAGACGGTCTTTACCAGTTGCGCCGCAAAATGGGCATGTTGTTCCAGTTTGGCGCACTGTTCACCGATATGTCCGTTTTTGACAATGTCGCCTTTCAGATGCGCGAGCATACCGATTTGCCAGAAGAACTGATCCGCGATCTGGTATTAATGAAACTGCATGCAGTTGGATTACGTGGTGCACACAAGCTCAAGCCATCTGAATTGTCCGGCGGGATGGCTCGCCGTGTTGCGTTGGCCCGAGCCATTGCGCTTGACCCTATGCTGATGATGTATGACGAACCATTTGCCGGCCTTGACCCCATTTCACTTGGGGTGGTTGGTCAGTTGATTCGCAAATTGAATGATGCGCTGGGTGCCACGTCTATTCTGGTGACGCATGATGTGCAGGAATCATTGCAGATTGTCGATTACGTTTACTTCGTATCAGAAGGTACGATTGTTGCCGAAGGCACCGCACAGGAAATCCGTGCCTCCAAAATGGATTTCGTCAAACAGTTCGTCAACGGCGAACCGGATGGCCCGGTTCCGTTCCACTACCCCGCGCCTGATTACAGTGCCGATCTACTAGAGGGGGTGAAACGTGCTTGATCAGATTGCAGCTGGTTTTCGATTGGTAGGTCGTAAAGTCATCAATGGAATATGGCGACTAGGTTTTATCACCCGCTTCCTGTTTGCCATTCTGATGTACTCAGGTACCAGTTTCCGCCGTTTTGGCCTGACCATTCGGGAAATCTACTTCGCTGGTGTCCTGAGTCTGATCATCATTCTGATCTCGGGATTGTTCGTTGGCATGGTACTGGGTCTGCAGGGTTACGACACACTGCAACGCTATGGCTCATCAGATGCGCTCGGTGTCCTGGTTGCCCTGTCGTTGACGCGCGAACTGGGCCCGGTAATTGCGGCGCTGCTGTTTGCAAGCCGTGCGGGCAGTGCAATGACTGCAGAGATCGGCCTAATGAAAACCACCGAGCAGCTTGCGGCCATGGAAATGATGGCCGTCAACCCGATTGCACGAGTGGTCGCACCACGCTTCTGGGCCGGTGTGCTATCCATGCCATTGCTTGCCGCCATGTTCTCGGCGATGGGCGTACTGGGTGGTTATCTGGTCGGTGTCCGCTTGATTGGTGTTGACGATGGTGCGTTCTGGTCTCAGATGCAATCAGCAGTCGATTTCCGCTTCGACATTGTCAACGGCATCATCAAAAGTGTGGTGTTCGGCATTGCCATCACCCTGATTTCAGTGTTTGAAGGTTACGATGCACCGCCAACCGCGGAGGGCGTCTCTGGCGCCACCACCCGTACCGTGGTGACGTCTTCGCTGGTGATCCTGGCGCTGGATTTCGTGCTCACCGCGTTCATGTTCAAAGGGATTTAAATGAACCGTACTACCATCGACCTATGGGTCGGCATATTCGTCACACTAGGCATTGCCGCAGTGATCTTTCTCGCACTCAAGGTAGGGAATCTGAGCACCTCTTTCAACAGTGAACAGACCTATACCATTACCGCTAATTTCGACAACATCGGCGGACTGAAGGCACGCGCCCCAGTACGGAGTGCCGGTGTAGTAGTGGGCCGCGTGACCAGTGTACAGTTCGACACCAAACAATATGTTGCAGTCGTCACCATGAATATCGACGAACGTTATCCTTTCTCCAAAGACACATCAGCAGCCATCTTGACCTCCGGTCTGCTTGGGGAACAATACATTGGCCTGAAAACAGGTGGCGATGAGGACAATCTGAAAAATGGCGACCGCCTCACCATTACGCAATCCGCTGTTGTATTGGAAGACCTGATTGGACGATTCCTGTTCAGCTCGGCAGAAAAGTCTGCCAGTCAACCCGCAGCCAGCAATCCCCCTGCTGCAACGGCGACCGAATAATCCGTCGTTAATAACGATAAGACAACAAATGCTGGAGTCGACATGAAAAAGTTAATCAGTTTATGCGTACTTGGCTTGGCTTTGCTAGCTGGTAGTGTACGTGCGAACGATGCAGAAACCTTGGTTCGCAATACCTCCAATGATGTATTGGAGATGATGAAAAAGGAAAAGAACGACAAGAAACTGCGCGAACAGATTGAACAACGCGTTCTACCCTATTTCGATTTTTCGCGCATGACCGGCCTGGCAGTGGGTTTGCCCTGGCGCAGTGCCAGTGATCAGCAAAAATCTCAGTTGACTGATGAATTCAAGACCTTGCTGATTCGTACTTATTCATCCACGCTGACTTCTTATAAAGTACAAGCCATCGAAGTCAAACCCGTTAGAGCCGATGCCAATGCTAATGATGTCACCGTCCTGACTGATGTATCAGTATCGGGGCAACAACCTGTCGCCATCAATTACAAGTTGCGCAAGGTCGAACAGAATTGGCGCGTCTATGATGTCGTGGTCGGTGGGGTCAGTCTGGTCACCAATTATCGTGGCAGCTTTGGCGACACCATCAAGCAAAGCGGTATCGACGGCTTGGTCAAGTCGCTGAAAGACAAGAACACTGCCAACGCCGGCAAGTGACAGGATCATTATGCGCATTCCCTTATCAGGTAGCCTGACTTACCGTGAAGCAGTTGACGTGCTGGATCGCATTGCCGCACAGTTGACCGCACCAGAAACCATTCTGGACATGAGCGGTGTTGACGATGTCGATTCCAGTGCCGTTGCACTGCTATTGGCGTGGGCACGTCGAGCCAGAGAACAATCGATTTCCATTCGATGCGAACAGGCGCCGGACAACGTATTGTCGCTGGCCGCTCTGTATGGGGCCGATGGTCTGCTCGCACTCTCTGGCAGACAAACCAGCTGAGCAAGTGGGCGCGGAGTGATTGGCTGCGCCCACCAGTCCTGGCACTTAGGTTAACGACAACAATTTATCCTCACTCGACAACCGAGACGTGACCTGCAGAAAAGCAAAGAAAACAGCACCTACTTGTCAGCACATGACCGTCTGATGTTATACCTCGCGCCCTTGCGTGTTCAGCAGTCAAGGCTTGTCGAGGCCCTTAAACTTGGCATTTCCATTCGCCGGACGAATAATGACATTACGCCCCGGCCGTTTCAGGTACGAACATGCGTTATCCCTTTATGTTGTTGTTCAGCGTCCTTGTTCTGGTATTGACGGGCTGTGCCAGTGCTCCTGACAAACGCGATCCACTGGAGCCGTTCAACCGCAAGGTGTACTCGTTTAATGAGCATGCCGATCGCATGGTTGTCAAACCCGTTGCAGAAACCTACACCACGGTCATTCCCAGTCCGGTTAGAACAGGCATACACAACTTCCTTGGCAACCTGAAGGAAGTTACCTACTTTATCAACAACATGCTGCAAGGTAAGGTAGAAGGTGCGTTGATCAGCATGGGCCGCTTTACCTTCAACTCAACACTGGGGCTGGGTGGCCTGATCGATATCATGACCCCGGGTGGCTTCCCCGTACAACCTGAAGACTTCGGCCAAACGCTGGGTAAATGGGGTGTTGGAACCGGTCCCTATGTAATGCTGCCCTTACTTGGGCCATCCACAGTACGTGATGCCAGTGGCTTGTTAGTCGATACCGCCACCCATATCAATGCCCCTGCCCGTGAACCAGCTGCACGTTATGGCATTGTTGGCTTGAACATTGTCGATAAGCGTGTAGAACTACTGGGCGCAAGCAATTTATTGGATTCCGCGGCACTGGATCCATATGTGTTCCTGCGTGATGCCTATCTGCAAAAACGGTTGGCTGAAATCTATGACGGGAACCCGCCAGTAACGATCGACCCTGAAGATCCGTTTGCAGATGAAAACAAAACGGAAGACAAGCCAACAACAAGCGAGCCAACAACCTCAGTCACACCGATGCCGGTAGGTAGCTGATACATCATCACCAGATACACTACCAGTTGAACCACCGGCAGCAGAAACACCTGCCAATCCACAACAATAAGTAGCAATAAACCAGCTTGGGCACACGCCCTGGCTGGTGTCATGCAATCAAGTCTGACCCATACACAGCGTTACTGCGCTGGGTCGATTTCTTCAGTTGGCAAAAAAGAAAGGGAGCGTTGCGCGGCCCCCACGACCGACACAACCTCCCGACGACAACGCATCTGCTGCGTTATTGGTTTGAATGTTAACCTGAATCGGCCCACATTCGAACAAGCCCAAATCACCAAGCCATGGCACTTGGCAGCATTTGATCTTGTCTTTGTTATCCAGTTTGACAGCCTGACTGGGGTTCAATTGACAATCTTATGAATCACAGATTGTCTTGTTCGATACCACTGCGCTGGTTCAACACTTTGCTTCCAGCACAATTCAAATTCATCCACATCGTGGCTTATGCTGCCAAACGTGCGTTGTGGCCCAGTTCCGGTTGTTCACGCAACCAAGCATAGGCTGCATCCACCGTTGGAAAACGGCTACGCTTTGCCACCACATCCAGATGGCTACCGCGTTCACGCAATACTTCAGCACGCAATACGCTACCCAGCGAATACACGCGGCCGATATAGTTTCCCCCGAGGGCCGGGGCTTCAAGGACGATCAGATTGTTTTCCATAGCAGTTCCCCTGGTTGAGGTAATTTGAGAGACATTGCATTTTGTGCAATGCACAAATATTACTGCGATCCCTACTTAACAATCCATGCGGACAAACCCTGAAACCCTGTCTAGGCTTAGAACTCTAGTAAAATCAACTTCATACATCAGATAATTCTAATTTTGCTCCGCAACATCATCAGCCCATAAAAAATGCCCTGACAAGCAGGGCATTTTGTCATCCATATCGGGGCAAGCAAGATTCTTGCTGTTCAGGCAGATAGCCCGGTCACCACTATTTCTTACAATGACGGCAGCAGGCCATTTGGCAAGAAGCGGTCATAGCCACCTTGCTGAATCAACAACTTGGCACGTTCAATATCTGGCGCAAAATAACGATCCTTGTCATAGAACGATACGCGTGCGCGCAACAGTGCCTTTGCCTGCTCCAATTCAACGGAGGTTTTCAAGGGTGCACGGAAATCGATACCTTGGCATGCAGCCAACAGCTCCACCGCCAGAATACCTGCGGTGTTATCCGCCATATCATGCAGGCGGCGTGCTGCAAAAGTAGCCATCGACACATGATCTTCCTGATTGGCAGAAGTCGGCAGACTATCGACTGAAGCAGGATGTGCAAGTGTCTTGTTTTCGGATGCCAATGCAGCAGAGGTCACTTGAGCGATCATAAACCCGGAGTTCACCCCGCCGTTGTCCACCAGGAACGGTGGCAAACCAGATAGCTTGGAGTCAATCAACAGTGCCATGCGGCGCTCAGACAGCGAGCCGATTTCCGCAATCGCCAATGCCAGATTATCTGCGGCAAACGCGACCGGCTCCGCGTGGAAATTGCCACCGGAAATGATGTCGTTATCTTCTGCAAATACCAGTGGGTTATCTGATACTGCATTGGCTTCGGTCAACAAAATCTCGGCCGAGTTACGGATCTGCGTCAGGCAAGCGCCCATTACCTGCGGTTGACAACGCAAGCTATAAGGATCTTGTACCTTGCCACAATTTTCATGGGAATGTTCAATTTCAGAATGATCCAGCAGATGACGATACGCCCCCGCTACATCAATTTGGCCGGCATGGCCGCGCACTTGGTGGATACGATCATCAAATGGGCGACGCGAACCTTGAGCAGCCTCCACTGACAATGCCCCTGTCACCACGCCTGCAGCAAACAGATCTTCAGCAGCGAACAAACCTTCCAATGCAAAGGCAGTACTGGCTTGGGTACCGTTCAACAAAGCCAGGCCTTCCTTCGGCGCCAGGGTAATTGGCTCCAACCCGGCCAGCTTCATGCCTGCCGCACCGGACAAGCGCTCCCCATGGAAAGTGACTTCGCCTTCACCAATCAACACACACGCCATATGCGCCAGTGGTGCCAGATCGCCCGATGCGCCCACCGACCCTTTTTGCGGCACAACAGGATATACCTGTGCATTGACCAATTTGATCAACGCCTCGATTACTTCACGACGAATGCCCGAAAAGCCGCGTGCCAGCGAATTGATCTTCAGCACCAGCATCAAACGTACAGTCTCATCACGCATACGCCCACCCACACCAGCAGCGTGAGACAGCACGATGGAGCGCTGCAACAGCTCCAGTTCTTCAGTGGCAATACGGGTATTGGCCAGCAGACCAAAGCCCGTATTGATGCCGTAGACTACCCGCCCCTCAGACAGAACACGCGATACAGTCGCTGCAGATTCTTCGATGGCAGGGAAGGCTGCCGGGTCCAGCGTGAATGTGGCTGGGGCACGCCAGATTTGGCGCAGTTCGCTCAAGGTCAGCTGACCTGGTTTCAACAGAAATGCAGTCATTACAGTCTCATCCGATCAAACGGGCAAAGGTTGCCCGATATACTCATTCTTGGTGCATCCAGCTGTTTCTGATTGCAGCGGTAGATAACCTTTACCAATACAACATCCAGAATCAACCTGATCAACACCACAATGCCGGTTGAACGTTCAACCGGCATACCGCTTAGTGATCAATCACAGCATGGGCAGATCCAGGCCATTTTCACGTGCACATGTCTGTGCGATGTCGTAACCAGCATCCGCATGGCGCATTACACCCGTACCAGGATCGTTGCGCAGCACGCGGCCAACGCGCTTGGCTGCGGCATCCGAGCCATCACACACGATCACCACCCCGGAGTGCTGGCTGAAGCCCATTCCCACACCGCCACCATGGTGCAGCGATACCCAGGTCGCCCCGCCGGCTGTATTCAGCAATGCGTTCAACAAAGGCCAGTCGGATACTGCATCCGAGCCATCTTTCATGGCTTCAGTTTCACGGTTAGGGCTGGCCACCGAACCAGAATCCAAATGGTCACGACCAATCACGATAGGCGCTTTCAGTTCGCCTTTGGCAACCATTTCATTGAATGCCTGGCCAAGGCGGGCACGATCCTTCAAGCCCACCCAACAAATACGTGCAGGCAACCCCTGGAAGGCGATCCGTTCACGGGCCATATCCAGCCAATTGTGCAAATGCTTATCGTGCGGAATCAGCTCTTTGACCTTCTGATCGGTCTTATAGATATCTTCCGGGTCACCCGACAACGCCACCCAACGGAATGGGCCTACGCCTTCGCAGAATAACGGGCGGATATATGCAGGAACAAAACCTGGGAAATCAAAGGCATTCTGTACGCCCTCTTCCAATGCCATCTGGCGGATGTTGTTACCATAATCCAATGTGGCAGCACCACGCTTTTGCAAGTCCAACATGGCACGCACCTGTACTGCCATGGAGGCCTTCGCAGCCTTGATCACTGCCTGCGGCTCACTCTGGCGACGCGCCTTCCATTGCTCCACCGTCCAGCCCTGGGGCAGATAGCCATTCAATGGGTCATGCGCACTGGTTTGGTCAGTCACCACATCTGGCGTGATGCCACGGGCAACCAACTCGGCAAACACATCTGCTGCATTACCCAACAAACCAACAGAAATCGCCTTGCCGCTGGCATTGGCTTCATTGATGATGGCCAGCGCTTCATCCAGCGTCTTGGCCTTGAAATCGACATAACGGGTACGCAGACGGAAATCGATTCGGGTTTCGTCACACTCCACCGTCAGCACGTTGAAACCAGCCATGACACCTGCCAGCGGTTGTGCCCCACCCATGCCGCCCAGGCCACCGGTCAGAATCCATTTACCTTTGGCATTGTCATTGAAATGTTGCTTGGCCACGGCAGCAAAGGTTTCATATGTACCCTGCACAATGCCCTGTGTGCCGATATAAATCCACGAACCGGCCGTCATCTGGCCGTACATCATCAAGCCTTTTTTATCCAGCTCGTTGAAGTGATCCCAACTCGCCCAGTGTGGCACCAAGTTGGAATTGGCCAACAGCACACGTGGTGCATCGGCATGGGTCTGGAATACGCCAACCGGCTTGCCGGACTGGATCAACAGCGTCTGGTCATCTTCCAGGCGCTTCAAAACTTCCAGAATCTTGTCATAGCATTCCCATGAGCGGGCAGCACGGCCAATCCCACCGTACACCACCAGATCTTCCGGGCGTTCCGCCACATCCGGGTCAAGGTTGTTCTGGATCATGCGGTAAGCCGCTTCGGTCAGCCAGCTTTTGCAGGTGCGTTCGCTGCCACGTGGTGCACGAATGACGCGGGACGGATCATGTCGGTTCATGGGTTGTCTCCAAACAGAAAGTCGGGCCAGGCCCGTATTATTTGCTCAAACGATAGACCAGCCGCGCAGCCGTCTTGGCGGTGCGATGATCGATATCAAATTCAGGATTCAGTTCGGCCAGATCGGCCACGCGCAACTTGCCAGATGCCTTGACCATATCCACGATGGCTTCAACCACTTCAAGTGCCACACCACGCGCTGCAGGCGCCGATACACCGGGAGCCTGATATGCAGGTAATACGTCGATATCAATGGTCAGATAAATATGGTCAACCTTGGCGATGAATTGCTGTAGCTGTTGTAAGGTAGGCAGCAATTGGGCCACGCCCATGTCTTCATCCAGGCGGTAGCTCACGCCCAATTCATGGGCCCGGGCAAACAGGGCTTCGGTATTCGATGGTTCTGCCACACCAAAGCAAGCGTAATGAAATGGCCATCCATGTGCTTCACAGGATTCAGCAATCTGCCGGAACGGTGTACCGGAATTGGCTTCACGCGCCAAACGCAGGTCAAAATGCGCATCTAGATTGATGATGCCAATGTGCGGCACTTGGTGGTAATTACCCAGATAGCGGGCCAGACCACTGAATGTACCGAAGGCGATTTCATGACCACCGCCCAGCACGATCGGGAAATGTCCTTCGGCCAACAGGCTGTCCACCATGACCGCCAGCTCGGCTTGGGCAGCTTCCAGGTCGTTGCCTTCACAAACAACATCGCCCGCATCCAGTACCGTTTTATCGGCGCCATGCCATGCCAGATTCGCCAAGGCCTGGCGGATCACTTGGGGCCCCTTATGGGCACCTGGCCTGCCATGATTACGCTTCACCCCTGCATCGCAAGCAAAACCCAGTAAAGCGATTCCAACCCCATTGGCCGTTCGCTCACAGCGAACTTGCTGATGCCAGCGGCGGACATCCCCCACTTCCTCACTATCCAACCTGCCCTGCCAACGGGCAGGATCTGGTTTGCTCCACATTCGTCTTACCCTTCAAGCTTGGCGCCACGCCATACCCGGCAGCGCAACGGGTTCACACCCATCTGATAGGCCAATTCGGCCGGATGCTGAATATTCCACACACAAAAGCTGGCTTCCCGGCCAATTGACAGTTCACCCAAGCGGTCAGCACGCCCCAGTGCCTTTGCTGCATGTCGTGTTACGCCGGCAAAAGCTTGCTGCGGAGTCAGGCCAAACAGTACACACGCCATATTCATGGCCCAACGCAACGACGCAAATGGGCTGGTACCGGGGTTCAGATCAGTTGCCACCGCAATCGGGATATTGGCTGCCTGCAAGGCAGCGACAGGTGGTAACTGTTTTTCCCGTAAGAAATAGAAGGCTCCCGGCAGCAATACCGCTGTAGTTCCACTTTGGGCCAAGGCAACTATGCCCTTTTCGCTCAGGAACTCTACATGATCGACTGACCAAGCTTGATAGGCAGCGGCCAATGCAGAGCCATCCAGATCAGATAACTGCTCCATATGACCTTTTACCGCCAATCCATGCTGGCGGGCCACCGCAAATACCCGCTCTGTCTGGTCACGGGTAAAGCCGATGTGTTCACAGAACACGTCAACGGCATCCGCCAGCCCTGCTTCAGCAGCAGCGGGAATCATTTCTTCACAGATCAGGGTGACATAATCATCCGTGCGGCCGGCATATTCCGGTGGCACGGCATGTGCTGCCAGCAAGGTCGTCGATACTTCGACCTGCGCCAGATCACCCAGTCGGCGTGCCACTCGCAGCATCTTCAATTCATCGGCCAATGTCAGGCCATAACCGGACTTGATCTCGATACAGCCTACGCCTTCACTGGCCAACGCTTTTACCCGTGGCCAGCTGGCTTCGATCAATCCTGCTTCGTCCAGTGCTCGGGTCGCCCGGACCGTAGAAAGAATACCGCCACCTTGTTTGGCGATTTCAGCATAAGGGACGCCGCTCAGACGCATTTCCCATTCTTGCGCACGGCTTCCGCCATACACCGCATGGGTATGGCAATCAACCAGGGCAGGCGTTACCCATGCCCCCTTTACATCCACTTGATCCACAGGCAAGTCTGAATGATTCACCTCAACCATTGGCTGGATACAGGCCAAACGACCGTTTTGCACACCCAGCGCAACCAGTGTGGTATCGGTCATACCATCCACCCGAGTACCCCATTGTGGCGATGCCTGCGCATTCAACCAAACACGTTCACATGCCGAGAGAGAAGTTTGCATCTTTCAAATGTATAGTTTTGGCTTAATTTGTATATACATTAAACAGACAACTGCATCACGTCAAGCTTCTTGATAGTGATGCCAGCACCTGAAAGGACGGAATCACTGCCGAGTGGAATAGCAGGCTGACGTCAATGCCGACCTGCTGAAGTACACATAACATCAGCGTGTTAGCACAGACCTATCGCAGATTGTGTTCAGTGTGTATAGCAGTGTAGATGGCCAATTCAGATATGCACTGAATCAAGCAATGAAGGATAGGACGCGGAATGTGGCAACGAGTTGACGCCGTGCACAAAACGCGATGAAGTACTTCTGGATGAGACGCGCAAATGCAGACCGCACGTAGGCGGGACAAACTTGTACAACACCGTCAGAAGGCGTGTATCAACGACACTAAGTGGTGTAAGCCCTACCAGCACAAGGCTTATACATCGACATGAACCTGCGAACGGAGCTTATAACGGGTACCTGGATGGGTCAGGCGGGCAAAACTGACCAAACGATCAGCCGACCATGTACGACGATGCACCAACAGGCAGGGCTCGTTTGGTGAGATCTCCAGTAGGCGCTGAGTTTCCTCGTCCGGCATGATGGCTTCGACAATATGTTCGATATCCGAAAGGGGGCAGGCTTGTGTCAAATACTCATTGGGTGTGATATCGGCAAAGTCCTGCTCAAGATAGTTCGGTACCCAGCGCGGATTCAAATAACGGTCTTCCAACTGGATAGGAATGCCATTCTCCCGGTGCACGATCATCGAATGGTACACAGCGGTACCTACCCGTACCCCCAAACGCAGGGCAATCGTGTCATCCACTACCTCACTACGTAGCATCAACACGGTATTGTCATACTCATGGCCACGACGGCGGATTTCACCTGCAATGCTGCATACCGACAATAATGGCGATTCTGCACGGGTATCCGCCACATAAGTGCCATCACCCGCAAACCGCACCAGCATGCCATCACCTACCAGGTCGCGAATGGCCTTGTTCACGGTCATCCGACTGACGCCAAACTGCTCGGCCAGCTGTACCTCCGGTGGAATCTTGCTCCCCGGCTGGTAAGTCTGTTCGCGAATGCGCTGCAGCAAATAGGATTTGATGGCTTGATAACGGGGCTGTGTCATTGCAGTTATATTGTCTATACAAATCTGTCATTTA contains these protein-coding regions:
- the hutU gene encoding urocanate hydratase, whose amino-acid sequence is MNRHDPSRVIRAPRGSERTCKSWLTEAAYRMIQNNLDPDVAERPEDLVVYGGIGRAARSWECYDKILEVLKRLEDDQTLLIQSGKPVGVFQTHADAPRVLLANSNLVPHWASWDHFNELDKKGLMMYGQMTAGSWIYIGTQGIVQGTYETFAAVAKQHFNDNAKGKWILTGGLGGMGGAQPLAGVMAGFNVLTVECDETRIDFRLRTRYVDFKAKTLDEALAIINEANASGKAISVGLLGNAADVFAELVARGITPDVVTDQTSAHDPLNGYLPQGWTVEQWKARRQSEPQAVIKAAKASMAVQVRAMLDLQKRGAATLDYGNNIRQMALEEGVQNAFDFPGFVPAYIRPLFCEGVGPFRWVALSGDPEDIYKTDQKVKELIPHDKHLHNWLDMARERIAFQGLPARICWVGLKDRARLGQAFNEMVAKGELKAPIVIGRDHLDSGSVASPNRETEAMKDGSDAVSDWPLLNALLNTAGGATWVSLHHGGGVGMGFSQHSGVVIVCDGSDAAAKRVGRVLRNDPGTGVMRHADAGYDIAQTCARENGLDLPML
- the hutI gene encoding imidazolonepropionase, yielding MTDTTLVALGVQNGRLACIQPMVEVNHSDLPVDQVDVKGAWVTPALVDCHTHAVYGGSRAQEWEMRLSGVPYAEIAKQGGGILSTVRATRALDEAGLIEASWPRVKALASEGVGCIEIKSGYGLTLADELKMLRVARRLGDLAQVEVSTTLLAAHAVPPEYAGRTDDYVTLICEEMIPAAAEAGLADAVDVFCEHIGFTRDQTERVFAVARQHGLAVKGHMEQLSDLDGSALAAAYQAWSVDHVEFLSEKGIVALAQSGTTAVLLPGAFYFLREKQLPPVAALQAANIPIAVATDLNPGTSPFASLRWAMNMACVLFGLTPQQAFAGVTRHAAKALGRADRLGELSIGREASFCVWNIQHPAELAYQMGVNPLRCRVWRGAKLEG
- the hutC gene encoding histidine utilization repressor gives rise to the protein MTQPRYQAIKSYLLQRIREQTYQPGSKIPPEVQLAEQFGVSRMTVNKAIRDLVGDGMLVRFAGDGTYVADTRAESPLLSVCSIAGEIRRRGHEYDNTVLMLRSEVVDDTIALRLGVRVGTAVYHSMIVHRENGIPIQLEDRYLNPRWVPNYLEQDFADITPNEYLTQACPLSDIEHIVEAIMPDEETQRLLEISPNEPCLLVHRRTWSADRLVSFARLTHPGTRYKLRSQVHVDV
- the hutH gene encoding histidine ammonia-lyase codes for the protein MTAFLLKPGQLTLSELRQIWRAPATFTLDPAAFPAIEESAATVSRVLSEGRVVYGINTGFGLLANTRIATEELELLQRSIVLSHAAGVGGRMRDETVRLMLVLKINSLARGFSGIRREVIEALIKLVNAQVYPVVPQKGSVGASGDLAPLAHMACVLIGEGEVTFHGERLSGAAGMKLAGLEPITLAPKEGLALLNGTQASTAFALEGLFAAEDLFAAGVVTGALSVEAAQGSRRPFDDRIHQVRGHAGQIDVAGAYRHLLDHSEIEHSHENCGKVQDPYSLRCQPQVMGACLTQIRNSAEILLTEANAVSDNPLVFAEDNDIISGGNFHAEPVAFAADNLALAIAEIGSLSERRMALLIDSKLSGLPPFLVDNGGVNSGFMIAQVTSAALASENKTLAHPASVDSLPTSANQEDHVSMATFAARRLHDMADNTAGILAVELLAACQGIDFRAPLKTSVELEQAKALLRARVSFYDKDRYFAPDIERAKLLIQQGGYDRFLPNGLLPSL
- the hutG gene encoding formimidoylglutamase, whose protein sequence is MWSKPDPARWQGRLDSEEVGDVRRWHQQVRCERTANGVGIALLGFACDAGVKRNHGRPGAHKGPQVIRQALANLAWHGADKTVLDAGDVVCEGNDLEAAQAELAVMVDSLLAEGHFPIVLGGGHEIAFGTFSGLARYLGNYHQVPHIGIINLDAHFDLRLAREANSGTPFRQIAESCEAHGWPFHYACFGVAEPSNTEALFARAHELGVSYRLDEDMGVAQLLPTLQQLQQFIAKVDHIYLTIDIDVLPAYQAPGVSAPAARGVALEVVEAIVDMVKASGKLRVADLAELNPEFDIDHRTAKTAARLVYRLSK